The following are encoded together in the Leptidea sinapis chromosome 29, ilLepSina1.1, whole genome shotgun sequence genome:
- the LOC126973515 gene encoding T-complex protein 1 subunit eta has product MQPQILVLKEGTDQSQGKPQLISNINACQLVVDAVRTTLGPRGLDKLIVDHNGKAVISNDGATIMKLLDIVHPAARTLVDIAKSQDAEVGDGTTSVVILAGEILQRLKPFVEEGVHPRIIAKAVRTAAKLAVDKVKELAVRIETKSPEEQRDLLKKCAVTAMSSKLIHQQKGHFSQMVVDAVLSLDAPLLPLDMIGIKKVTGGALEDSFLVAGVAFKKTFSYAGFEMQPKSYENCKIALLNIELELKAERDNAEVRVDNVREYQKVVDAEWQILYDKLAALHSSGANVVLSKLPIGDVATQYFADRDMFCAGRVPEEDMRRTQRACGGAVLSSTRDLRPDALGHCAHFTERQVGGDRYNIFTGCPAAKTCTLILRGGAEQFLEETERSLHDAIMIVRRTLKNDAVVAGGGAIDMELSKHLRDYSKSIAGKEQLLLGGVARAFEAIPRQLCDNAGFDATNLLNKLRQKHHQGEIWFGVDIQKEDIADNYLSCVWEPAVIKINAITAACEAAAQILSIDETIKNVKSGGDMPQAGRGMGRPMMG; this is encoded by the exons atg CAACCACAAATATTAGTGTTGAAGGAGGGAACGGACCAGTCACAGGGGAAGCCACAGCTGATCTCCAACATAAATGCCTGCCAGCTTGTTGTAGATGCT GTCCGCACAACGCTGGGACCCAGAGGCTTGGACAAATTGATTGTGGATCACAATGGAAAAGCTGTAATTTCAAATGATGGAGCAACTATTATGAAg CTCTTGGACATTGTTCATCCCGCTGCCAGAACACTGGTGGACATTGCCAAATCTCAGGATGCCGAG GTTGGTGATGGAACTACCTCAGTGGTGATATTGGCTGGTGAGATCCTGCAAAGGTTGAAGCCATTTGTTGAGGAAG GAGTACATCCTCGCATTATTGCAAAAGCTGTTCGCACTGCTGCCAAGTTGGCTGTCGACAAAGTGAAGGAGTTGGCTGTCAGGATCGAGACCAAATCACCAGAAGAGCAGCG TGACCTGCTGAAGAAATGCGCGGTGACAGCGATGTCTTCCAAACTGATTCACCAGCAGAAGGGCCACTTCTCGCAGATGGTGGTAGATGCTGTGCTCTCATTGGATGCTCCGTTACTGCCTTTGGATATGATTG GTATAAAGAAGGTGACAGGAGGAGCACTTGAGGATTCTTTCTTGGTTGCCGGAGTTGCTTTCAAGAAGACATTCTCTTATGCTGGATTTGAGATGCAGCCCAAGAGCTATGAGAATTGTAAAATTGCCCTGCTTAATATAGAGCTGGAGTTGAAAGCGGAGAGAGACAATGCTGAG GTGCGCGTCGACAATGTTAGGGAGTACCAGAAAGTGGTAGATGCTGAGTGGCAGATCCTGTATGATAAGTTGGCAGCGCTTCACTCCTCCGGAGCCAATGTTGTGCTGAGCAAACTACCCATTGGTGATGTGGCTACACAGTACTTTGCAGACCG TGACATGTTCTGCGCGGGCCGCGTGCCCGAGGAGGACATGCGGCGCACGCAGCGCGCGTGCGGCGGCGCCGTGCTGTCGTCGACACGTGACCTGCGGCCCGACGCGCTCGGACACTGCGCGCACTTCACCGAGCGGCAGGTCGGCGGCGACCGGTACAACATCTTCACAG GTTGCCCGGCTGCGAAGACCTGCACTCTGATACTCCGCGGCGGTGCCGAGCAGTTCTTGGAGGAGACGGAGCGCTCACTGCACGATGCCATCATGATCGTGCGGCGCACACTCAAGAATGACGCTGTCGTAGCCG GTGGAGGAGCAATCGACATGGAGCTGTCCAAACACCTCCGGGATTACTCGAAGAGCATCGCGGGCAAGGAACAACTGTTGTTGGGCGGCGTGGCGCGCGCCTTCGAAGCCATCCCTCGTCAGCTGTGTGACAACGCGGGCTTCGACGCTACCAACCTGCTCAACAAGCTGCGACAGAAGCACCACCAGG GTGAGATTTGGTTCGGAGTGGACATTCAGAAGGAAGATATCGCTGACAACTACCTCAGCTGCGTGTGGGAGCCTGCCGTCATCAAGATCAACGCCATCACCGCTGCTTGCGAGGCTGCTGCGCAG ATCCTGTCCATTGACGAGACAATCAAGAATGTGAAGAGTGGTGGAGACATGCCCCAAGCAGGAAGAGGGATGGGTCGACCAATGATGGGATAG